The nucleotide sequence TTATGAGTAATCAAAAGAACTGCCGTTCCCGTACTTTCAGCCATTTCCTTAAGAACCGCAAGAACCTGGGCCTGCACAGTTACGTCCAGAGCCGTGGTAGGTTCATCGGCAATAATCAGCTTAGGCTTAGGCAGCAGAGCCATCACAATGCAGATACGCTGCAGCATACCACCAGAAAGTTCATGGGGGTAAGAATTCAGAACACGATCCGGGTCGGTGAAGCCAGCAAGGTTCAGCATGCGGCGGATTTCAGCAATTTCACTCTGGCTGTCATCCCGGGCGCTTGTCCTCGCTTGACGGGGATGACCCGGCTGCAACACACTTAGAAACTTGTTTCTTAGTGTGGCTGGTCCCCGTAGGGGGAGGATCTCCTTTTTCGCGCTGAACTTGAAAACTTCCATCAACTGTTTCTTGATGGTCAGCACCGGGTTCAGAGCTTGCATAGGCTCCTGGAAAATGCAGGCGATTTCGGAACCGCGAATATTCTGCAAATCCTTGAGAGCAAGAGTGGACAAGTCGATGGTCTTGTCGGAGTAAATAAATTCCACGGAACCGCTGACGATTTTTGCGGAAGGCTGGGGCAACAATCGCAAAATGCTCATGGCGGTCACGCTCTTACCGCAACCGGACTCGCCCACCAGCGCAAAGAATTCGCCAGGATAAATTTCGAAGGAAACACGGTCCGTCACCTGAACAGGCGTAGCATTCTTCTGGCCGTTGCCAAAGGCAACAGACAAATCGCGAACTGCAAGAACCGGGGTTTCGGTTCCGCTGGGTACTGCACGATCTGCAACGCACTTTTCAGAATTCATTTCGGACACGTTCAAACCTATTTCTTCAGGAAAGCCTTGATTTCATCAAGACGCTTCATTGCCAATTCGCGACCTTGGTCATACACGCGCAGCAACTTCACCACGTCATTTTCCGTGCGGCCAATACCGAGGGACTCGTCAGGACACAACACCATCACGTTGCCCTGCTTTTCCTGCTCGAAGACATAGCGGGTTTCTTCATTATACATGATGTGACGATTAGCCACCGCATCCACCAACTTCGGGTACTTGCGGTACACCAGGCGCATAATAGGCACCAGCTGGTTTTTCTTCTTTTCGTAGCTGCGGGGCTGCGTAAGAATCACGATATTGCGATTGAAGCCGATGGATTCAAAATACTGAAGCGGAATGGAATCTGCGATACCGCCGTCCATGTACTTGTGACCCTGAATGTCCACCAGTCTTGCAGCCAAAGGCATGGAGGCTGATGCGCGCATCCATTCCAGATCGTCGCCCAAACCGTCGTTCATCTTGAAGTAAGCGGCCTCGCCCGTTTCGGCGTTGGTTGCCACCATGTGGAATTCCATGGGGTTCTTCACCAAAGCATCGTAATCGAAGGGATCCAACACGCGGGGAATCTGCTTGTAGCAGAAATCGGCATCGTACAGGTCGCCAGTCTTGATCAAGTTACTGAAACTGCAGTAACGCTTGTCCTTGGCAAAACGAAGGTTGTAACGGAGGGCACGACCAGGCTGGCGAGACTTCATGTTGCATCCGAAGCAGGCACCGGCAGAAACGCCAACAGCGCCATCCACTTCGATTCCCTGCTCCATCATCACATCAAGAATGCCGCAGGTGAAAAGGCCGCGCATCGCACCACCTTCTAGAATCAAGCCAGTCTTAATTTCGCTCATGTATCCTCCAAGCCTAAATGTAACGGTCGCCGGACTTGGGGTCCATGGCATCACGGACACCTTCCCCAACAAAAGTGGTCAAAAGCAAAGTCACAAAAAGGGCGAGAACAGTGCTAATGGAAATCCAAGGTGCATAAAGGTTGTTCAAGCCCTGGCTCATCAGTTCGCCCCAGCTAGGTGTAGGCGGTTGCAGGCCGAA is from Fibrobacter sp. and encodes:
- a CDS encoding ABC transporter ATP-binding protein, with translation MNSEKCVADRAVPSGTETPVLAVRDLSVAFGNGQKNATPVQVTDRVSFEIYPGEFFALVGESGCGKSVTAMSILRLLPQPSAKIVSGSVEFIYSDKTIDLSTLALKDLQNIRGSEIACIFQEPMQALNPVLTIKKQLMEVFKFSAKKEILPLRGPATLRNKFLSVLQPGHPRQARTSARDDSQSEIAEIRRMLNLAGFTDPDRVLNSYPHELSGGMLQRICIVMALLPKPKLIIADEPTTALDVTVQAQVLAVLKEMAESTGTAVLLITHNMGIVSQYANRVAVMYAGRIVEVGPVREVIRNPLHPYTQGLLAAIPESHSEMHTLKSIPGSVPHPKDFVTGCRFADRCEKCSACSAEVQAKCRSNELPPEFVSGEHKARCFSL
- a CDS encoding patatin family protein; translation: MSEIKTGLILEGGAMRGLFTCGILDVMMEQGIEVDGAVGVSAGACFGCNMKSRQPGRALRYNLRFAKDKRYCSFSNLIKTGDLYDADFCYKQIPRVLDPFDYDALVKNPMEFHMVATNAETGEAAYFKMNDGLGDDLEWMRASASMPLAARLVDIQGHKYMDGGIADSIPLQYFESIGFNRNIVILTQPRSYEKKKNQLVPIMRLVYRKYPKLVDAVANRHIMYNEETRYVFEQEKQGNVMVLCPDESLGIGRTENDVVKLLRVYDQGRELAMKRLDEIKAFLKK